The genomic segment CAGAAATCAATACCAAACAGAAAGAAATTATAGTTGTTTTTTACAGTTTTCAGGAATTCGTACTTTTTAAAGCTATTAAAAGTAAAGAAAATTAAGGTTAAACCTTTCTTTTATATTGCAAAGGTGTGCAGGATAATTCTTTTTTAAATGCTGCATAAAAAGAACTTTTACTTTTAAAACCAGCTTCTATTCCAATTCCTTCAATACTTAAATTGTTTGAAATGTCGGAGTCTAATAAGTTTTTTACTTTTTCTATACGAAAACCATTAATGTAAGTATTAAAGTTTTTGTTATAAACAGCATTTATAGTGTTAGATAGTTTTCTTGAATGAACACCTAATCCTTCTGCCAAATCTACGATTGTTAAATCTGGCTTTTCAAAATCTTTTGTTTTTTTTAAATAACTCTCTAAAGAAATTGCCAATTGCTGTTGGTCTTCTTTAGTAGAAATTTTATTGTCTTTTTCTACCTGCTTTTTTTCAGTAACTTTATCTGTAGAAATAGCAAATACAGAACTAACATTTGTTTGCAAAATACCTCTCAAAGAAATCCAATACAATAAAACAACATTTAAAATTGAAAATAATAATGTTTGGTATTTAAACTCAAAAAAACTGTCTGTTAAAAAGAAAATTAGTGTAGCAAAAAGCCCAATAACAATATAGGTTTTTGCCCAACGTAATTCTTTAAATGCTGTATCTGTATATTGATTTTGCAACTCTGCTATGTGCCTATTTATCCACTTTACAGCTAAAACACCTATCCATAAACCATATATAATACTTATAAATTCTGTAACTTGATACCAAACAGAATTTAAAATATTTAGTTTAAGTTCTAATGGTAAAATAAAAATAATGC from the Polaribacter cellanae genome contains:
- a CDS encoding helix-turn-helix domain-containing protein, coding for MKLNYNIASLVDTLGLVQGIILGLLLIFINRKSEKSTIFLGLFIVGYSLDLLPTILNDINAIELYPQLIGLPVSASWLLFPLFYIYIQKVSIFSKQYTSYWVLYPGILSLIIQCIIFILPLELKLNILNSVWYQVTEFISIIYGLWIGVLAVKWINRHIAELQNQYTDTAFKELRWAKTYIVIGLFATLIFFLTDSFFEFKYQTLLFSILNVVLLYWISLRGILQTNVSSVFAISTDKVTEKKQVEKDNKISTKEDQQQLAISLESYLKKTKDFEKPDLTIVDLAEGLGVHSRKLSNTINAVYNKNFNTYINGFRIEKVKNLLDSDISNNLSIEGIGIEAGFKSKSSFYAAFKKELSCTPLQYKRKV